A section of the Flavobacterium sp. CG_23.5 genome encodes:
- a CDS encoding ectonucleotide pyrophosphatase/phosphodiesterase: protein MKKKLHIKTNKSFIKNICLCFMLGYFGMATAQSSTKPYVVMVSLDGFRWDFVKHFNLPKLTNIAQAGVQAKSMKPSYPTKTFPNHYAIVTGLYPDHHGIINNSFYDPQLEKIFSLSSDAKTDPQFYGGNPIWNVAEQQGVKTASFYWPGSDTGKKSPSIYKKYDDKVPYAVRIDTVIDWLNLPENERPHLIMLYFDEPDHTGHNFGPLSLENKKMVTKMDSVIGVLTNKLDALPIGKKINLIVVSDHGMADINDTKKVAILDYLKPNWVGYQQVINPIMSLEAKAGYKDSIAQALTKVPHIKFWAAKDLPRRLHYGSNPRVLDFVVEAKKNYSLVTNMSQIIKGGTHGYDNNNKDMHAIFFAKGPNFRIGKKIGTFQNVSVYPLIAHILGLQIEKVDGDFKEVNQMLRKE, encoded by the coding sequence ATGAAAAAGAAACTACACATTAAGACTAATAAATCATTTATCAAAAACATTTGTTTATGTTTTATGTTGGGTTATTTTGGAATGGCTACAGCGCAAAGTTCTACAAAACCGTATGTGGTCATGGTTTCTCTAGATGGTTTTAGATGGGATTTCGTTAAACATTTTAATTTGCCTAAGTTAACGAATATTGCTCAGGCTGGTGTACAAGCCAAATCGATGAAGCCTTCGTACCCCACTAAAACTTTTCCCAATCATTACGCTATAGTGACGGGTTTATATCCGGATCATCATGGTATAATAAATAATAGTTTTTATGATCCACAGCTGGAAAAAATATTTTCCTTGTCCAGTGATGCCAAAACCGACCCTCAGTTTTACGGTGGCAATCCCATCTGGAATGTTGCTGAACAGCAAGGAGTAAAAACGGCTTCTTTTTACTGGCCCGGTTCTGATACAGGGAAGAAAAGCCCCAGTATCTATAAAAAATATGACGACAAAGTTCCTTATGCTGTGCGAATTGACACGGTGATAGACTGGCTAAATCTTCCGGAGAATGAGAGACCTCACTTGATTATGCTTTATTTTGATGAGCCAGATCATACGGGACATAATTTTGGTCCCTTGTCTTTAGAAAATAAAAAAATGGTAACCAAGATGGATTCTGTTATTGGGGTTTTGACTAATAAGTTGGATGCATTACCTATTGGTAAGAAAATTAATTTAATCGTCGTTTCAGATCATGGGATGGCTGACATAAATGATACTAAAAAAGTGGCTATTTTAGATTATTTAAAACCCAATTGGGTTGGCTATCAGCAGGTGATCAATCCAATTATGAGTCTTGAAGCCAAAGCGGGATATAAAGATTCTATTGCTCAAGCATTGACAAAAGTACCTCATATTAAATTTTGGGCCGCTAAGGATTTACCTAGAAGGTTGCATTATGGAAGTAATCCTAGGGTTTTAGATTTCGTTGTGGAAGCTAAAAAGAACTATAGTTTGGTCACCAATATGAGCCAAATAATAAAAGGAGGAACCCATGGATATGATAATAACAACAAAGATATGCACGCTATTTTTTTTGCAAAAGGACCTAACTTTAGAATTGGAAAAAAGATCGGTACTTTCCAAAACGTGAGTGTATATCCTTTGATTGCTCATATTTTAGGTCTGCAGATCGAAAAAGTGGATGGTGATTTTAAAGAAGTAAATCAGATGTTACGTAAGGAATAA
- the rmuC gene encoding DNA recombination protein RmuC: protein MSNMLPFLLIFIVALAIGVFIGKLIFSARFQSEKISLEEKLIALNSQFNQQKEQIFTDKFSFEKQLETTNSDKEIIRNEKDSLAIQLSKKEVDFENLWERNKEQKEEVEKLQEKFTKEFENLANKILEEKSNKFTEQNKENMKNILTPLQDKIHLFEKKVEDTHKESIDYHAALRQQILGLREMNIQMSKETINLTKALKGDSKMQGNWGELVLERVLEKSGLEKGREYEVQVSHTAEDGNRVFPDVVINLPDGKKMIVDSKVSLTAYEKYINEEDDNLKISFLKEHVNSIKRHVDQLGNKNYHDLYQIESPDFVLLFIPIEPAFAMALNEDTSLYNKAFEKNIVIVTPATLLATLRTIDSMWTNQKQQENALEIARQAGALYDKFEGFVADLIKIGKKIDESKIEYSGAMNKLVEGKGNLIVSVEKLKKMGAKAKKALPESILIRAEKDENQLLN from the coding sequence ATGTCTAATATGCTTCCTTTTTTATTGATTTTTATCGTTGCTCTCGCCATTGGCGTTTTCATAGGAAAACTCATTTTCTCTGCCCGATTCCAGTCGGAAAAAATTAGTCTGGAAGAGAAATTAATCGCTTTAAATTCCCAGTTTAATCAACAAAAAGAACAAATCTTTACTGACAAATTCAGTTTTGAAAAACAATTGGAAACAACTAATTCTGATAAAGAAATCATTCGTAACGAGAAAGACAGTCTGGCGATTCAGCTTTCGAAAAAAGAAGTGGATTTTGAGAATCTTTGGGAACGCAACAAAGAGCAAAAAGAAGAAGTAGAAAAACTACAGGAAAAGTTTACTAAGGAATTTGAGAATTTAGCCAATAAAATATTAGAGGAAAAATCAAATAAATTTACCGAACAGAACAAAGAAAATATGAAAAATATCTTGACTCCTTTGCAAGATAAAATTCATTTATTCGAAAAGAAAGTCGAAGACACGCACAAAGAAAGTATTGATTATCATGCGGCTTTACGCCAACAAATCCTTGGTTTGAGAGAAATGAATATCCAAATGAGCAAGGAAACCATCAACCTGACCAAAGCTTTGAAAGGCGACAGCAAAATGCAGGGGAATTGGGGCGAATTAGTTTTGGAACGTGTTTTAGAAAAATCAGGTTTGGAGAAAGGACGCGAATACGAAGTGCAAGTCAGTCATACTGCGGAAGATGGAAACCGTGTTTTCCCCGATGTCGTAATTAATTTGCCTGACGGTAAAAAAATGATTGTCGATTCGAAAGTATCGCTTACCGCTTATGAAAAATACATCAACGAAGAAGATGACAATTTAAAAATTAGTTTCTTAAAAGAACACGTAAACTCCATCAAACGCCACGTGGACCAATTAGGTAACAAAAACTATCACGATTTATATCAAATAGAAAGTCCTGATTTCGTGCTGCTGTTTATCCCAATCGAACCGGCATTTGCGATGGCGCTAAACGAAGACACTAGTTTATACAACAAAGCATTCGAGAAAAATATCGTAATTGTCACACCTGCTACTTTGCTGGCCACTTTACGCACAATTGACAGTATGTGGACCAACCAAAAACAACAGGAAAACGCATTGGAAATTGCAAGACAAGCAGGAGCTTTGTATGATAAATTCGAAGGTTTTGTGGCTGATTTAATCAAAATTGGTAAAAAAATTGACGAAAGTAAAATAGAATACAGTGGCGCCATGAATAAATTAGTGGAAGGAAAAGGTAACCTGATTGTAAGCGTGGAGAAATTGAAAAAAATGGGAGCCAAAGCCAAAAAAGCACTTCCCGAGAGCATATTAATTAGAGCTGAAAAAGACGAAAACCAATTATTAAATTAA